TGGTAAAATGATTCTAGTCGCCGGCATTGCCGTCTGTGCAATTACCAATATTAGTCTAGCCAACAACCTCTGTGACTATGATGAAGACGTCAAGTTCCACCGGTTTACCAGCGTTAGTTACCTAGGCAAAGAGGGAACGCTGCGCTTTTACGCCATAAACTACATCATTGGCTATCTGTGCACCTTCATTTCCATCTGCCTCGGTTGGTTGCCGTGGTCGACGATTCTGGTCTTACTGACGATTCCGTTAGTAATTAAAAACACCCGCCGCTTTTGGCAGGTGCAGAGTAAACAAAAAAACTTTGTATTGACGATTCGCAATGACATTGCCATCACGTTCGCCGTAGTGCTCTCAACCATCATCTACGCCTTGTTTCAGGTGTGAACAAAAAGCGTCTCCCATTTTTTCAATGGAAGACGCTTTTTTTATTGGTTGGCTTTCGCATCAATGCGATAACCGTATAGAGTAATTAGCGAACTGACAATGATGATGGCTACTCCAATCATAGTCGATAGACTGCTGTGTTCCCCAATTAGGAAGAACGCAAAGATTGGCGATAGCACTGGTTTAAAGAAGAACACCAATGAGGCCATCGTGACACCACCTTCTTGTAAGGCGAGGAAGTAAAAGGCAAAGCCTCCTCCGGTTACAGCGACCCCAACGAACAATAAAATCCAAAGGTTTGGCAGGTTAACGTTAGTTAAAATCGGAATGTCCGCAAACGGTTTTAACCAACCAACGGATCGCATTCCGGCTGCGACGGGCGGAATCTTGGTGATCAAGATTAATCCTAGCAGCTCAATCGCTCCGGCAATGAAGGTAAAACCAGTCATTACCACTCCGTCAAGTTGTACCCGCAGGGATGAGGCCTGCGACATGATGCTGTAAAAACCAAACGTGGCGGCTGCGAGGATCGCAAAGAAAATTCCCAGCGGATCCGTTAGTTTAAACGGATTGACGATTACCAATAACCCAATCACAGACAGCACTAACGAAATTACATCAGCCCGCGAAACGTGCTCGTGCAAAATCAGATAGGCAAAGATTAACGCAAACACCGGATTACAACTGAACAGGACGGCGACAATTGCCGGTTCTCCGTATTCAATCGCCAATTGGTACAGCGTCATCGAAATGACCACGCACAGAAAGCCGGTTAGTCCAAAGACCTTCCAATCCGACCAATGAAGCTGGCGTTGCTGCTTTTTTAAATGGGAAAAGGCAAACGGGAGAATTACTAGTCCCCCGAGCGTGAATCGAATCAAGTTCAGTTGAATCGGATTGAACTGATTTCCGGCGGACTTTAACGCAATTTCCATTAAACTAAATAAAACGGTTGAAAATAAGACGTAAATTAATGATTTTTTCATTGTATGAATTCTCCTCTTCCTTTCCAAAATACAAAAAAAAGGGGAAAATTGCAAATTCAGCTAAAAAGCAGAACTACCGTTAGGCCAGTTCTGCTTTTTAAAAAAATGAAGTTTTCCAAATTTCATAGTAATGATAATTAATTTGTTTGGCGGTTAGACCACGATTAGATGCAGTGGTAAACGTGTTAAGACTAACTTGAACTTGAAAATCTAAATGAACTGCTACTTTAATCGTCGTGTCAATGCAAAAATCGGTTTGTGCGCCGCAAATTTGTAATCGTTCAATTTGGTGATCTCGAAGATAACTTTCTAAGGGAGTGTGCCAAAATGCATCAGCCCGCGTCTTTTTTAAATACAAAGCCTCTCTGGGACAAATTAAATCATCAATTAATTCACCTGACTCGCTTCCACTTGGCAAATCATCATCAACATGCTGAAAAAAGATGATTGGCAGGTTATGACGTTGATAAGTTTTGATTAATTGGTTAACGTTGTGCACCACTTGATCCATTTGAAAGAGATCTTTAAGTCCCTTTTGTAAATCAATCACAATCAATACCTGCTTCATCTATTGCTCCTTTTGTTTCACATGAAACAAAGACTAATCGTTAGTCCCCGTTATAAATCGTATCCTTCACAATCACATAGTCAACCGTCTGTAACGCCTGCAAATCGCGGCCCCCCGCGTAGGAAATCGATGACTGCAAGTCTTCCTTCATTTCTTGCAATGTATCATAGATACTGCCCTTGTAAGGAACCAATAGTTTCTTGCCTTCGACGTTATGATAAGCACCCTTTTGGTATTCAGAAGCCGAACCGAAGTATTCCTTGTACTTCTGACCACCTTCCTCGACTTCTTTCCCAGGTGATTCTAAGTGACCGGCAAACAGCGAACCAATCATACACATCGTGGCACCAAAGCGAATTGACTTGGCAATGTCACCATCGGTCCGAATTCCACCATCGGCCACAATTGGTTTGCGGGCTGCTTTAGCACAGTACCGGATAGCAGCTAGTTGCCAACCACCCGTTCCAAAACCAGTTTTAATCTTGGTGATGCAGGCTTTTCCGGGTCCCACTCCCACTTTGGTAGCATCGGCACCAGCATTTTCTAACGCCCGCACCCCTTCTGGAGTTCCGACGTTTCCGGCAATCACAAACGAAGTTGGTAGTTGTTCTTTAATGAACTTAATCATCTTAATAACGGAATCAGAGTAACCATGGGCAATGTCGATTGTAATGTACTCTGGTTCTAAGTGGTCCGCAGCTAGACTGGTAATAAAGTCGTACTCACCAGGTTTTACTCCCACGCTGATGGAAGCAAACAGTCCTTGGTTGTGCATCCAATTTACAAAGTCGTGCCGGGCTTCTGGTTGGAAGCGGTGCATCACGTAGAAGTAACCGTTTTGCGCTAACGAAACGGCCAAGTCTTCATTAATTACCGTTTGCATGTTAGCGGGAACAACGGGGAGCTTAAACTGCCGGCCCCCAAACTCGACCGTCGTATCGCACTCACTCCGGGAGTTCACGATACACTTGTTGGGAATCAATTGAATGTCATTATAATCAAATACTTCCATGGTTCACTCTCCTAATCACGAACATTAATGATTTTAAATTTTATTTCATTCGCAGACCTCTAATATCATACCGAAGCCCATGATAATAGTCAATCAATCGGACCAAACAAAAAAGCGAAACCCGCTGGGATTTCGCTATTCTGGGGTGTTGGCCACCGAAGTAAATTTATTAAATGATTTTACAAACATCAGATTAACCGTGCCCCGTGGACCCGATCGATTCTTTTCAATGATGACTTCAACCATTCCCACGTTATTATCGGCATCCTCGCGTGGATCTATGTCAGCATCATCATCATCATTGCCGTTTTCGCCGTCACGTTCATAATAATCATCTCGATACAGAAAGGCCACGATGTCCGCATCCTGTTCAATCGAACCAGATTCCCGGATATCAGACAGCACTGGTCGTTTATCTTGACGTTGCTCTACACCCCGGGAGAGTTGGGACAGCGCAATGATTGGTACCTGTAACTCATTAGCTAATTTCTTAAGTTGGCGTGAAATTTCAGAAACCTCTTGCTGCCGACTTTCCCGAGTACTCCCTTCAATTAACTGGAGGTAGTCAATCACAATTAAGCCTAGACCACCATCTGGATCACGTTCGGATTCCTTTTTTAAGCGCCGACAGTTCGCCCGAATTGAAGCAATCCGGGCTCCCGGAGTATCATCGATAAAAATATTAGCAGTCGACAGGGTCCCCATGGCCATTGTTAGGTTATTCCATTCGTCGGCATTTAGTTCCCCAGTTCGGAGATGGTTAGCATCAATGCTACCTTCAGCACAAATCATTCGGTTCACCAATGATTCAGCGCTCATTTCTAAACTGAAGAGGGCAACGGTCTTGTTTGTCTTAACTCCCACGTTTTGGGCAATGTTAAGTGCAAAGGCAGTTTTTCCGACGGCTGGTCGCGCGGCTAAAATAACTAATTCTCCCGGATGCAGACCGGTCGTCATTTGGTCTAACGCCTTGTAACCCGTTGGTAATCCAGTTACATCGTCACCACCATTTTCAGCCAGCTCGTTAATGCTTTCAAATGCCTGGTCTAAAACATCTCGAATCGGTTGAAATCCGCTCTGATTTCGATCCTCCGACACGTCCATGATTTCTCGTTCCGCGTTATCTAAGAGTGTGTCGAGATCTTCATCTTCATCGTAACCATCCGTGGCGATTTTTGTTGCTGTTTCAATTAACCGGCGTAGAGTAGCCTTTTTGCTTACAATCTTGGCGTAGTAGGTTAGGTTGGCTGCGGTCGGCACCGATTCGGCTAGCTCAACAATCGCCGAAACCCCACCCACGTCTTCGAGCTGGTTCTGGCTCTTCAGTCGGTCCGTTACGGTGACGGCATCAATTCCTTCATCTTGATCGGCTAAATCCAGCATCGCTTGGTAAATCAACTGGTGAGATCGTTTGTAAAAATCATCCGGATGCAACAATTCCATGGCATCAGGCAGGGTCGTTGGGGCGAGAAAAATGGAACCTAGTACAGCCTTTTCCGCCTCGACGTTTTGCGGTGGCGTGTGATCCGTCAACACATCGTTATTCATACTCTAACCCTTTTCTTTACGTTGCTAGTAACCCTATTTTTCCGCAATGTGCACCCGAATGGTCCCCGTAACGCTGGGATGTAATTTAACGGGAACGTTGGTGTATCCCATTGCTTTAATTGGTTCAGCTAGTTCAATCTTACGTTTATCAATTTTAACTTGGTATTGGTCTGCCAATGCTTGGGCAATTTGTTTGCTGGTAATCGAACCAAACAAGCGTCCGTCTTTTCCGGACTTCGCTCGCAGTTCTACTACCGTGTCATCCTTTTCTAAAAAGGCTTTAAGTTGCTTGGCTTCTGCCAACTCTTCTTCAGCATTCTCTTCAGCGTGTTTTTGTTGGGCCTTTACCCGACTAATCGCTGATTTAGTAGCTGGTTCGGCTAAGCCATTCTTAATCAGGTAGTTTTGAGCGTATCCAGCTGGGACCTGCTTAATTTCTCCCCGTTTACCTTTCCCACGAACGTCTTCTAAAAAGATTACTTGCATAATAATCCACTCCTTTAGTTTTAATGTAACAAATTTAATTCCATTCTGCTATTCAGCCGCTGCCTCATCTTCAACCAGGCTATCCTGAATAGTGGTTTGCAGGAGCTCGCTGGCTTCTGGGACTGATTGATCCTTAATTTGCGTTGCTCCTGCTCCGAGGTGACCACCACCGCCCAGCTTTTCCATGATAACTTGGACGTTGATACTACCGTCACTCCGGGCAGAAATTCCAACGTTACCATCGTAACGCCGAAAGACCACGAAGGACGCTTCAACGCCATCAACCGACAGTAAAGAATCCACCGATTTGGCGGCCGTCACGGAATCATACTGAACATCATCCTCAGCCGTAATAATGGCAACGTGATCCGTCTCAAACTTCACTAACGAAATCAGATGATTTTCGGCCATGTAGTTTTTGACGTTTTCCTTCATAAACGACGAAATTTCATCGACGTTTGCTCCCGCCGACCGTAAGTAACTGGCAGCGTCAAACGTCCGTGTTCCCGTTTTAACGGTAAAGGACTGCGTATCAACCACGATTCCAGTCAACATAGCAGTCGCTTCCAAGTCATTCATCGGGTCCGCTGACTGCGACTGATACTCAAACATTTCCGTAATCAGTTCACAAGCTGACGAAGCGTAGGGTTCCACGTAGGCCAACAATGGATTGGCTGGGAACTCCTCGCCCCGCCGATGGTGGTCAATGATGACGACCCGATTTTCTAATTTCTGGTACAGGTCTTGAGCCACTCCAATCTTCGGGTTCGAGTGGTCGACCATGATCATCAAACTATCATCAGTTGCCAGTTTAACGGCTTCGTCACTGGTAATAATTGAATTTTGAATGTCTGGGTAGTCCTCAATCTTATCCAGCAGCCGCCGGATATCCGTGTGCACGTCCTGATTATTAAAGACGATGTAACACTCCTTGCCATTCATCTGCGCAATCCGCCGAATTCCCATGGCGGCCCCCCAGGAATCCATGTCTGGTTGTTGGTGTCCGTCCACAAAGATTTTGTCAGCAGTGCCCATCAATTGGACCAGCGCGTGGGTAATCATCCGGGCCCGAACCCGCGTCCGTTTCTCCATCGGATTGGTTTTACCCCCAAAGAAGATGGCCTTGCCATCCTTGGCTTTGATGACCGCTTGATCACCACCTCGACCAAGCGCTAGGTCTAAGTTACTTTGCGCTAGATCAGCCAGCCGGTTTAAATCCGTATCTCCATAAGCAATCCCGATACTCAAGGTAATTGGGAAATTTTGCTGGACGGTCCCCTTGCGAATCGTATCGAGCACGTTAAATTTATCTTTCTCCACGTCCCGTAATGACTGCACATACATCATGATGGAATAGTGTTCCGCATCAATCCGTTTGAGATAAATCCCATATTCTTGGGCCCAATCCGTCAGCTTATTCGTTACGTAGTTGCGCAAATTAGAAATTTCTTGATCAGACATAGATTGACTAACTTCGTCAAAGTTATCAAGATAAATTTCTCCAATCGCAATCTTTTCGTTTTCGTACTGTACCTCTAAATCAGCATAATGCGTAATGTCCATCATATAGATGGTCCGGTACTGGCGCTGAATCAAGAAATTAAAGTAATGGCCGTTCCAAGCCGCTTCAAACGATTGATCCTGATCCCAGTTCTTTTTAATTAGCTCTGCCAGTTGAGGTGCAACTTGGGAAATGGTACGCCCAACCACCCGCTCCGTCTGAAAGTACGGCTGCAGGTAGGGATTAATCCAACTCACTCGTTGAGATGAATCTAAAATCAAAACCCCTAGCGGCATTTCCAACAGTGATTCTTGTTCACCACGGTTAATTAAATACGAGAGCCGATCCATGTAATTATCTGCATTTTGTTCCACCACGTTGAGTTCCTTAATGATAAAGAAAAGGCCCACGCAGGCTAACACGAGTAGGACGACCCCAACCCATAAGTTATACAAAAACGCGATTACTAAGCCTAACACCAAGTTTAAGGTGATGAAAATCGCAATGGTCCGTAAGTGTTGATTATGCACAAACGGTGGCAATGCGAACGTCTTTTTTTCATTTTTCATCGTCTTCTCCTTTGCCAAATTAAGGCATTGTTAAGCTATATTCTATCACAAACTGCTCCACAAACAGGGATCAATCCCTAACTAGCTGAGAGATTCCTTAAAAAAAGCCATAAAAAAGAGCCCCTCGCAATTGAGAAGCTCTGTTAGTCAAACTTAGTCTTCCACCACGAATGGTAACAAGCCCATAATTCGAGCCCGTTTGATAGCGATGGTTAACTTCCGTTGGTTCTTAGCGCTAGTTCCCGTTACTCGACGTGGTAAAATCTTACCCCGTTCTGAGATGAACCGCTTTAATAAATCAACGTCTTTATAATCAATGTATTCAATGTGGTTAGCGGCAATGAAGTCGACCTTACGGCGACGACGTCCACCTCTTCTACCTCTTGAGTGTCTTTGTTCAGGCATGTTTTTCCCTCCTCGTTCGTTAATCGAATTTTACCATTCCTTAGAATGGCAAATCGTCATCGGAAATATCGATTTGGTCACCAGAACCCGCAAACGGATCGGCAGAGTTATCGTTCCCATTCTGGTTGTTGTTAGCCGGATTGGAATCTGATTGTCCGCCAAAGTTGTTGGATTGCGGCGTCCCAAATGGATTTTGTTGCGGAGCTTGGTTGCCCATGTTGTTATTGCCTTGTTGCCCACCGTTACGGGGTTCTAACAAGGTAAAGTTTTCAACCACGACTTCCGTTACATAAACTCGTTGGCCCTGCTTATTTTCGTAGTTACGCGTTTGAAGCCGCCCTTCTACTCCCAGCAGCGAACCCTTATGAACGAAGTTAGCAAGATTTTCAGCTGATTTCCGCCAAATAACACAATTAACGAAGTCAGCTTCCCGGTCACCATTTTGATTGGTGAAGCGGCGATCGACCGCTAGGGTAAAAGAACCCACGGCCGCGCCGCTTTGGGTGTATCGCAAATCAACATCTCGTGTTAAACGTCCGGTTAGGACGACGGTATTAATCATACTGAAACGCTCCTCTCGCTCTTATCACAATTTAGTTATCACGTTTAACAGTCATTTGCCGTAAAATGTTGTCACTAAACTTAGCTAACCGGTCGAACTCGTCGATGGCTTTGCTGTCTTCAGCGGTCAAGTTTACAACGTGGTAAATTCCTTCGTTGAAACCATCAATTTCGTAAGCAAAACGACGCTTTGACCAATCTTTAGAATCTATCAACTTGGCACCATTATCAGTCAAAATCTTGTCGAACCGTTCTACTAAAGCAGTTTTAGCAGCGTCATCAAGATCAGGACGGATGATGTAAGTAATTTCATATTTGTTTTCCATGAATATGCACCTCCTTATGGACTTTCGGCCCTCCAACGATTTGAAGAGCAAGGGTAGTAGTTTAACGCACGGTTAACCTACAGATTAATATTATAGCATTGGTTATCGTTCTTGACAATCCACGAACGTGATTTAGCGATACTTAGGTAAATACGCAAAAAGGATGCCAAACTGGCATCCTTTTTTAAATTATTCGTTGCTAGCAGGCGTTTCCGCCGGATCAGCTTCGGACTCATCGTCATCCGCCTTCGCCACAATTGCCATGGTAGCAACCTTAGCATCGTCATCAATCCGAATCAGATGGACTCCAAGGGTGGCCCGTCCGGTTTCAGAAACGGAATCCGTTGCAAACCGAATCATCACTCCCTGGTCGGTAATTAGCATGATGTCTTCATCACCCATTACTACCCCCAGTCCGACAATCGGACCATTCTTGGTGGTTACGTTCGCGGTTTTAATTCCCTTACCACCGCGTCCCTTAATGGGATATTCAGAGACCGGCGTCCGTTTCCCGTATCCTTTTTCAGAAATCACAAACACAGCGCCACCCGGAACTAGCACGTCTGCTCCAATCACGAAGTCGTGGTCTCGCAGTTTAATCCCGCGCACTCCAGTCGCAGATCTTCCCATGGACCGGACTGCATCTGCCTTGAAGCTGACGGCATACCCTAGATGGGTGCCAATAATCACGTTGTCCGTGGCCTGGACTAACGAAACTTTGATCACTTCGTCATCATCACGCAGGTTGATCGCCTTTAATCCGTTGTTCCGGATGTTCACAAATTCTGCCAATGGCGTTCGTTTGACCGTTCCCAGTTTGGTGGTAAAGAAAAGATCCTTATTAGCTAATTCATCCGTATCACTGATG
This genomic stretch from Fructilactobacillus carniphilus harbors:
- a CDS encoding DMT family transporter; translation: MKKSLIYVLFSTVLFSLMEIALKSAGNQFNPIQLNLIRFTLGGLVILPFAFSHLKKQQRQLHWSDWKVFGLTGFLCVVISMTLYQLAIEYGEPAIVAVLFSCNPVFALIFAYLILHEHVSRADVISLVLSVIGLLVIVNPFKLTDPLGIFFAILAAATFGFYSIMSQASSLRVQLDGVVMTGFTFIAGAIELLGLILITKIPPVAAGMRSVGWLKPFADIPILTNVNLPNLWILLFVGVAVTGGGFAFYFLALQEGGVTMASLVFFFKPVLSPIFAFFLIGEHSSLSTMIGVAIIIVSSLITLYGYRIDAKANQ
- a CDS encoding isochorismatase family protein, yielding MKQVLIVIDLQKGLKDLFQMDQVVHNVNQLIKTYQRHNLPIIFFQHVDDDLPSGSESGELIDDLICPREALYLKKTRADAFWHTPLESYLRDHQIERLQICGAQTDFCIDTTIKVAVHLDFQVQVSLNTFTTASNRGLTAKQINYHYYEIWKTSFF
- a CDS encoding GMP reductase, coding for MEVFDYNDIQLIPNKCIVNSRSECDTTVEFGGRQFKLPVVPANMQTVINEDLAVSLAQNGYFYVMHRFQPEARHDFVNWMHNQGLFASISVGVKPGEYDFITSLAADHLEPEYITIDIAHGYSDSVIKMIKFIKEQLPTSFVIAGNVGTPEGVRALENAGADATKVGVGPGKACITKIKTGFGTGGWQLAAIRYCAKAARKPIVADGGIRTDGDIAKSIRFGATMCMIGSLFAGHLESPGKEVEEGGQKYKEYFGSASEYQKGAYHNVEGKKLLVPYKGSIYDTLQEMKEDLQSSISYAGGRDLQALQTVDYVIVKDTIYNGD
- the dnaB gene encoding replicative DNA helicase; its protein translation is MNNDVLTDHTPPQNVEAEKAVLGSIFLAPTTLPDAMELLHPDDFYKRSHQLIYQAMLDLADQDEGIDAVTVTDRLKSQNQLEDVGGVSAIVELAESVPTAANLTYYAKIVSKKATLRRLIETATKIATDGYDEDEDLDTLLDNAEREIMDVSEDRNQSGFQPIRDVLDQAFESINELAENGGDDVTGLPTGYKALDQMTTGLHPGELVILAARPAVGKTAFALNIAQNVGVKTNKTVALFSLEMSAESLVNRMICAEGSIDANHLRTGELNADEWNNLTMAMGTLSTANIFIDDTPGARIASIRANCRRLKKESERDPDGGLGLIVIDYLQLIEGSTRESRQQEVSEISRQLKKLANELQVPIIALSQLSRGVEQRQDKRPVLSDIRESGSIEQDADIVAFLYRDDYYERDGENGNDDDDADIDPREDADNNVGMVEVIIEKNRSGPRGTVNLMFVKSFNKFTSVANTPE
- the rplI gene encoding 50S ribosomal protein L9 translates to MQVIFLEDVRGKGKRGEIKQVPAGYAQNYLIKNGLAEPATKSAISRVKAQQKHAEENAEEELAEAKQLKAFLEKDDTVVELRAKSGKDGRLFGSITSKQIAQALADQYQVKIDKRKIELAEPIKAMGYTNVPVKLHPSVTGTIRVHIAEK
- a CDS encoding DHH family phosphoesterase, which gives rise to MKNEKKTFALPPFVHNQHLRTIAIFITLNLVLGLVIAFLYNLWVGVVLLVLACVGLFFIIKELNVVEQNADNYMDRLSYLINRGEQESLLEMPLGVLILDSSQRVSWINPYLQPYFQTERVVGRTISQVAPQLAELIKKNWDQDQSFEAAWNGHYFNFLIQRQYRTIYMMDITHYADLEVQYENEKIAIGEIYLDNFDEVSQSMSDQEISNLRNYVTNKLTDWAQEYGIYLKRIDAEHYSIMMYVQSLRDVEKDKFNVLDTIRKGTVQQNFPITLSIGIAYGDTDLNRLADLAQSNLDLALGRGGDQAVIKAKDGKAIFFGGKTNPMEKRTRVRARMITHALVQLMGTADKIFVDGHQQPDMDSWGAAMGIRRIAQMNGKECYIVFNNQDVHTDIRRLLDKIEDYPDIQNSIITSDEAVKLATDDSLMIMVDHSNPKIGVAQDLYQKLENRVVIIDHHRRGEEFPANPLLAYVEPYASSACELITEMFEYQSQSADPMNDLEATAMLTGIVVDTQSFTVKTGTRTFDAASYLRSAGANVDEISSFMKENVKNYMAENHLISLVKFETDHVAIITAEDDVQYDSVTAAKSVDSLLSVDGVEASFVVFRRYDGNVGISARSDGSINVQVIMEKLGGGGHLGAGATQIKDQSVPEASELLQTTIQDSLVEDEAAAE
- the rpsR gene encoding 30S ribosomal protein S18 yields the protein MPEQRHSRGRRGGRRRRKVDFIAANHIEYIDYKDVDLLKRFISERGKILPRRVTGTSAKNQRKLTIAIKRARIMGLLPFVVED
- the ssb gene encoding single-stranded DNA-binding protein, which encodes MINTVVLTGRLTRDVDLRYTQSGAAVGSFTLAVDRRFTNQNGDREADFVNCVIWRKSAENLANFVHKGSLLGVEGRLQTRNYENKQGQRVYVTEVVVENFTLLEPRNGGQQGNNNMGNQAPQQNPFGTPQSNNFGGQSDSNPANNNQNGNDNSADPFAGSGDQIDISDDDLPF
- the rpsF gene encoding 30S ribosomal protein S6: MENKYEITYIIRPDLDDAAKTALVERFDKILTDNGAKLIDSKDWSKRRFAYEIDGFNEGIYHVVNLTAEDSKAIDEFDRLAKFSDNILRQMTVKRDN